The Corynebacterium pseudopelargi genome contains a region encoding:
- a CDS encoding multifunctional oxoglutarate decarboxylase/oxoglutarate dehydrogenase thiamine pyrophosphate-binding subunit/dihydrolipoyllysine-residue succinyltransferase subunit — translation MYQQFQKDPNSVDAEWRKLFETQGAPKSATSQATTMANADAPKASEEKANLTQPKKLEEVAQNADLNTRAAKEEERRSSEKAAKRKASPLDRAGELPEAGSSALKGVFKAIAKNMDESLEIPTATSVRDMPVKLMFENRAIINEHLQRTHGGKVSFTHIIGYAMVKAVMAHPVMNANYSVEDGKPTVNTPEHINLGLAIDLVQKDGSRALVVAAIKQCETLSFTEFVEKYEDIVARSRKGKLTMDDFSGVTISLTNPGGIGTRHSVPRLTKGQGAIIGVGSMDYPAEFAGASTDRLAQLGVGKLVTITSTYDHRIIQGAESGEFLRTMSQLFIDDAFWDELFESLEIPYSPMRWAQDVPNTGVDKNTRVMQLIEAYRSRGHLIADTNPLKWQQPGMPVPDHGDLEIGTHGLTLWDLDRTFNVGGFGGKETMTLREVLSRLRAAYTLKVGSEYMHILDRDERTWLQDRLEAGMPKPTQAEQKYILQQLNAAEAFENFLQTKYVGQKRFSLEGAESLIPLMDSAIDTAAGQGLDEVVIGMPHRGRLNVLFNIVGKPLATIFTEFEGHIEAKAAGGSGDVKYHLGAEGTHLQMFGDGEIKVSLTANPSHLEAVNPVMEGIARAKQDILDKGDNGFTVMPLLLHGDAAFAGLGIVPETINLAQLRGYTVGGTVHIVVNNQIGFTTTPDSGRSSHYATDFAKTFGCPVFHVNGDDPEAVVWVGRLATEYRRRFGKDVFIDLISYRRRGHNEADDPSMTQPLMYEQIDGRKTVREQYNDDLLGRGELSKEDAERVAQDFHDQMESVFNEVKEAEKKSFEAQEGITSSQELPHGLETNITREELVEIGQAYASAPEDFNFHPRVAPVAKKRLEAVKEGGIDWGWGELIAFSSLANSGRLVRLAGEDSRRGTFTQRHAVVYDPQTGAEFNGLNELAQSKGEGKLLVYNSALTEYAGMGFEYGYSVGNPEAVVAWEAQFGDFANGAQTIIDEYVSSGEAKWGQTSSVILLLPHGYEGQGPDHSSARIERYLQLCAEGTMTVAQPTTPANYFHLLRRHALGNLKRPLVVFTPKSMLRMKAATSSVEDFTKVKKFQSVINDPRFVDRDGNVVGDVDKVKKIMLVSGKLYYELAKRAQKDKRDDVAIVRIEMLHPIPFNRLKDAFDSYPNAEEIRFCQDEPANQGPWPFLNEHLPNLIPDMLPMKRISRRAQASTATGLSKVHQLEQQQLLDEAFAD, via the coding sequence ATGTACCAGCAGTTCCAAAAGGATCCCAACTCCGTTGACGCGGAGTGGCGCAAGCTTTTTGAGACTCAGGGTGCACCGAAGTCCGCAACCTCGCAGGCCACGACCATGGCCAATGCCGACGCCCCGAAGGCAAGCGAAGAAAAGGCCAACCTCACCCAGCCAAAGAAGCTGGAAGAAGTAGCCCAAAACGCGGACCTCAATACCCGCGCAGCCAAAGAAGAAGAGCGTCGCTCCTCCGAGAAGGCAGCAAAACGCAAGGCTTCTCCGCTTGATCGCGCAGGTGAGCTGCCAGAGGCAGGCTCCAGCGCTTTGAAGGGCGTATTTAAGGCCATCGCAAAGAACATGGACGAGTCGCTGGAGATCCCCACCGCGACCTCCGTGCGCGATATGCCAGTGAAGTTGATGTTTGAAAACCGCGCCATCATCAACGAGCACCTGCAGCGTACCCATGGTGGCAAGGTGTCTTTCACCCACATCATCGGCTACGCCATGGTCAAGGCAGTGATGGCTCACCCGGTGATGAACGCCAACTACTCCGTAGAAGATGGCAAGCCCACCGTCAACACCCCGGAGCACATCAACCTCGGCCTGGCTATCGACCTGGTGCAAAAAGATGGTTCCCGTGCGCTTGTGGTGGCTGCTATTAAGCAGTGCGAGACGCTGTCGTTTACCGAGTTCGTAGAGAAGTACGAAGACATCGTGGCTCGCTCGCGCAAGGGCAAGCTCACCATGGACGACTTCTCCGGTGTCACCATTTCGCTGACCAACCCCGGTGGCATTGGCACCCGCCACTCCGTGCCGCGTTTGACCAAGGGCCAGGGCGCCATCATTGGTGTTGGTTCGATGGATTACCCGGCAGAATTCGCTGGTGCTTCCACCGACCGTTTGGCACAGCTTGGTGTGGGCAAGCTCGTCACCATCACCTCCACCTATGATCACCGCATCATTCAGGGTGCTGAGTCGGGCGAGTTCCTGCGCACCATGAGCCAGCTATTTATCGACGATGCCTTCTGGGATGAGCTCTTCGAATCGCTGGAGATCCCCTACTCCCCGATGCGCTGGGCTCAGGATGTGCCCAACACCGGTGTGGATAAGAACACCCGTGTTATGCAGCTCATCGAGGCATACCGCTCCCGTGGTCACCTCATTGCTGATACCAACCCGCTGAAGTGGCAGCAGCCCGGCATGCCGGTGCCAGATCACGGCGACTTGGAAATCGGCACCCACGGCCTGACCCTGTGGGATCTCGACCGCACCTTCAACGTGGGCGGTTTCGGCGGCAAGGAAACCATGACGCTGCGAGAGGTACTTTCTCGCCTGCGTGCCGCCTACACCCTCAAGGTGGGCTCCGAGTACATGCACATCCTCGACCGCGACGAGCGCACCTGGCTGCAGGATCGCCTCGAGGCAGGTATGCCCAAGCCCACCCAGGCTGAGCAAAAGTACATTCTGCAGCAGCTCAATGCCGCCGAGGCTTTTGAGAACTTCCTGCAAACCAAGTACGTGGGCCAAAAGCGCTTCTCGCTTGAGGGTGCAGAATCTTTGATCCCGCTGATGGATTCCGCCATCGACACCGCCGCAGGCCAAGGCCTGGACGAAGTTGTGATCGGTATGCCTCACCGTGGTCGTTTGAATGTGCTGTTCAACATCGTGGGCAAGCCGCTGGCCACCATCTTCACCGAGTTCGAAGGCCACATTGAGGCCAAGGCTGCCGGTGGTTCTGGCGACGTGAAGTACCACCTCGGTGCAGAAGGCACCCACCTGCAGATGTTCGGCGACGGCGAGATCAAGGTCTCGCTTACCGCGAACCCCTCGCACCTCGAGGCCGTGAACCCGGTCATGGAAGGTATTGCTCGCGCCAAGCAAGACATCTTGGACAAGGGCGATAATGGCTTCACCGTCATGCCGCTGCTGCTGCACGGCGATGCTGCCTTCGCTGGCCTTGGCATCGTTCCAGAGACCATCAACTTGGCACAGCTTCGCGGTTATACCGTTGGCGGCACCGTGCACATCGTGGTGAATAACCAGATCGGCTTTACCACCACCCCTGATTCTGGTCGTTCCAGCCACTACGCCACCGACTTTGCTAAGACCTTCGGTTGCCCCGTCTTCCACGTCAACGGTGACGATCCCGAGGCAGTGGTGTGGGTTGGCCGTCTGGCTACCGAGTACCGTCGCCGCTTTGGCAAGGACGTCTTTATCGACCTGATCTCCTATCGTCGTCGTGGCCACAACGAGGCCGATGATCCTTCGATGACCCAGCCTTTGATGTACGAGCAGATCGACGGCCGCAAGACCGTGCGTGAGCAGTACAACGATGACCTGCTTGGTCGTGGCGAGCTGAGCAAGGAAGATGCTGAGCGCGTCGCCCAGGACTTCCACGATCAGATGGAGTCGGTATTCAACGAGGTCAAGGAAGCCGAAAAGAAGAGCTTTGAAGCCCAAGAGGGCATCACCTCTTCTCAGGAGCTGCCGCACGGCCTGGAAACCAACATCACCCGCGAAGAGCTGGTGGAAATTGGTCAGGCTTATGCCTCGGCACCAGAAGACTTCAACTTCCACCCGCGTGTGGCACCGGTAGCCAAGAAGCGCCTCGAAGCTGTCAAGGAAGGCGGCATCGACTGGGGTTGGGGCGAATTGATCGCCTTCTCCTCACTGGCAAACTCCGGTCGCCTCGTGCGCCTGGCCGGCGAGGATTCCCGCCGTGGTACCTTCACCCAGCGTCACGCCGTGGTCTACGACCCGCAAACCGGCGCGGAGTTCAATGGACTCAACGAGCTTGCCCAGTCTAAGGGCGAAGGCAAGTTGCTGGTGTACAACTCTGCACTGACCGAGTACGCAGGCATGGGCTTCGAGTACGGCTACTCCGTGGGCAACCCGGAGGCCGTGGTGGCTTGGGAAGCACAGTTCGGCGACTTCGCCAACGGTGCACAGACCATCATCGATGAGTATGTTTCTTCCGGTGAAGCCAAGTGGGGTCAGACCTCCTCGGTGATCCTGCTGCTGCCCCATGGCTACGAGGGCCAAGGCCCCGACCACTCCTCCGCGCGCATCGAGCGTTACCTGCAGCTTTGCGCCGAAGGCACCATGACCGTGGCTCAGCCAACCACCCCTGCAAACTACTTCCACCTGCTGCGTCGTCACGCGCTTGGCAATCTCAAGCGCCCACTGGTGGTCTTTACCCCGAAGTCGATGCTGCGCATGAAGGCCGCCACCTCGTCGGTGGAGGACTTTACTAAGGTGAAGAAGTTCCAGTCGGTGATCAACGATCCTCGCTTCGTCGACCGCGACGGCAATGTCGTAGGCGATGTAGACAAGGTCAAGAAGATCATGCTGGTATCCGGCAAGCTTTACTACGAGCTGGCTAAGCGGGCACAGAAGGATAAGCGCGATGATGTCGCGATCGTGCGCATCGAGATGCTGCACCCGATCCCCTTCAACCGCTTGAAGGATGCCTTCGATTCCTACCCCAACGCCGAAGAGATCCGCTTCTGCCAGGATGAGCCAGCCAACCAAGGCCCATGGCCCTTCCTCAACGAGCACCTGCCGAACCTCATTCCGGACATGCTGCCGATGAAACGCATCTCTCGCCGCGCACAGGCATCGACTGCCACCGGTTTGTCCAAGGTGCACCAGCTTGAGCAGCAACAGCTTCTCGACGAAGCCTTTGCAGACTAA